One window of Nymphaea colorata isolate Beijing-Zhang1983 chromosome 1, ASM883128v2, whole genome shotgun sequence genomic DNA carries:
- the LOC116260723 gene encoding receptor-like protein kinase THESEUS 1 — protein sequence MTMMGFVKWVSVVSLVLVVFLDDFTSIVSDAAFTPADNYLIACGASQNVTVDGRTFVPDAHAPSLLITDQGTSVVSSSNSAAPSPIYQTARVFSKPSSYRFGISQGGRHWVRLYFFPVPSSAYSLNSTSLTVVTEDFVLLDNYTLKNQSHPFLFKEYLINVTSDHLTIVFVPTNGSLSFVNAIEVVSVPDDLISDPPSQVPDGILFSLTNLAMETVYRLNVGGPRITSINDTLGRTWENDRAYLFSNNSANPVFVDPSSINYGTLTREIAPNSVYAYAEAMANSNVANVIYNITWSLPVDPNFLYFIRLHFCDIISTALNQLIFNAYVTSGSNFMVNVDPSKKTNELMRPFYIDFVTNVSFSSALINVSIGPDPTIEDIKNATLNGLEVLKLSNDAGSLDGLLSVRKIYSASESKKKKTTIVVLGVIVGGLASVLLLAVYYCCFVGPRSKSRRRAHPWLPLQLYGHSHTISKVSTTSQKSGTASCISLANSSLGRLFTFQEIMDATNKFDEALLLGVGGFGKVYKGTLDDGTRVAVKRGNPRSEQGLNEFQTEIQMLSKLRHRHLVSLIGYCDERSEMILVYEYMANGPLRSHLYGSDLPPLLWKQRLEICIGAARGLHYLHTGATQSIIHRDVKTTNILLDENFVAKVADFGLSKTGPALDQTHVSTAVKGSFGYLDPEYFRRQQLTEKSDVYSFGVVLMEVLCSRPALNPVLPREQVNIAEWAMMWQKKGMLDQIMDPGLIGRVNPASLKKFGETAEKCLAEHGVDRPTIGDVLWNLEYALQLQETSALVDPDDNSTNHIADIPISQFQQFDNSTSMVDEARSVTDDDLEDATTSAVFSQLVNPKGR from the coding sequence ATGACTATGATGGGTTTCGTGAAGTGGGTATCTGTTGTTTCTCTCGTTCTTGTTGTGTTCTTGGATGATTTCACCAGTATTGTTTCAGACGCTGCCTTTACACCGGCGGATAATTACTTGATTGCATGTGGGGCTTCCCAAAATGTGACTGTGGACGGGAGGACCTTCGTCCCGGACGCGCATGCGCCTTCTCTTCTGATCACAGACCAAGGGACCAGTGTGGTTTCTTCCTCCAATTCTGCGGCTCCCTCCCCCATTTACCAAACTGCTCGCGTCTTCTCAAAGCCGAGCTCTTACCGGTTCGGTATCAGTCAGGGAGGCCGGCATTGGGTTCGGCTCTACTTCTTCCCTGTCCCGAGTTCAGCGTATTCTCTGAATTCCACTTCTCTTACAGTAGTTACTGAAGATTTTGTGCTTTTGGACAATTACACCCTGAAGAACCAGAGCCATCCCTTTCTGTTTAAGGAGTATTTGATCAATGTGACCTCTGATCACTTGACCATTGTCTTTGTGCCCACGAACGGTTCGCTCTCGTTCGTGAACGCGATTGAGGTGGTCTCTGTCCCCGACGATCTGATCAGTGATCCGCCTTCGCAGGTGCCTGACGGGATCCTTTTCAGTCTTACCAACTTGGCCATGGAAACCGTCTATAGGCTTAATGTTGGGGGTCCTAGAATCACCTCTATCAATGACACATTAGGAAGAACTTGGGAGAATGATAGGGCCTATCTTTTCTCCAATAACTCTGCCAATCCTGTGTTTGTTGATCCAAGCTCCATTAACTATGGCACTCTCACCCGAGAGATTGCGCCGAATTCAGTCTATGCTTATGCTGAAGCAATGGCGAACTCGAACGTTGCAAATGTCATATACAATATTACATGGTCCCTGCCAGTCGATCCAAACTTCCTATATTTCATCAGACTTCACTTCTGCGACATCATTAGTACAGCTCTGAATCAGCTAATCTTCAACGCCTACGTCACATCTGGTTCTAATTTTATGGTAAATGTTGATCCCAGCAAAAAGACCAATGAGTTGATGAGGCCCTTTTATATAGATTTTGTTACCAATGTGTCCTTTAGCTCTGCTCTCATAAACGTGAGCATTGGCCCCGATCCAACCATCGAGGATATAAAGAACGCCACCCTCAATGGATTGGAAGTCTTGAAGCTCAGCAATGACGCCGGGAGCTTGGATGGCCTGCTTTCAGTGAGAAAGATTTACTCTGCTTCAGAatcgaagaaaaagaagacgacAATTGTCGTTCTTGGTGTGATAGTGGGTGGCTTGGCATCGGTACTACTGCTAGCTGTGTATTACTGCTGCTTCGTTGGGCCGAGATCAAAGAGCCGACGCCGTGCTCATCCATGGTTGCCTTTGCAATTGTACGGCCATTCTCACACCATAAGCAAAGTTTCGACTACTTCTCAGAAGAGCGGAACTGCAAGCTGCATCTCGTTGGCGAACTCGAGCTTGGGACGCCTCTTCACCTTCCAAGAGATAATGGATGCAACCAACAAATTTGATGAAGCTCTGCTTCTTGGTGTGGGCGGCTTTGGCAAAGTTTACAAGGGAACGCTGGATGATGGAACCAGGGTTGCTGTCAAAAGAGGGAATCCAAGATCTGAGCAAGGTCTTAACGAATTTCAGACTGAAATACAGATGTTGTCCAAGCTCCGACATCGTCATTTGGTTTCCTTAATTGGCTACTGCGATGAGCGCTCAGAGATGATCTTGGTTTATGAATATATGGCCAATGGGCCTCTTAGAAGTCACCTCTATGGGTCAGACCTTCCACCGCTTTTGTGGAAGCAGAGACTTGAGATTTGCATTGGTGCTGCTAGAGGTCTGCATTATCTTCACACGGGGGCGACGCAGAGTATAATTCACAGAGATGTGAAGACCACCAATATCCTGTTGGATGAGAATTTTGTGGCCAAGGTTGCAGATTTCGGCCTTTCCAAGACCGGCCCTGCATTGGACCAAACTCATGTAAGTACTGCTGTTAAAGGTAGCTTTGGTTACCTCGATCCCGAGTACTTCAGGAGGCAGCAGCTGACGGAAAAGTCAGATGTTTACTCATTTGGTGTTGTTCTAATGGAAGTTTTGTGCTCAAGACCGGCACTGAATCCGGTTCTCCCCAGAGAGCAAGTGAATATAGCAGAGTGGGCAATGATGTGGCAGAAGAAGGGAATGCTTGACCAGATTATGGATCCTGGTCTAATTGGCAGAGTTAATCCAGCATCCCTAAAGAAATTTGGTGAGACAGCCGAGAAGTGTCTGGCTGAGCATGGAGTTGATAGGCCGACGATCGGAGATGTGCTGTGGAACCTCGAGTATGCACTTCAGCTTCAGGAGACATCAGCCCTTGTCGATCCTGATGATAACAGCACGAATCATATTGCTGACATTCCAATATCGCAATTCCAGCAATTTGACAACAGTACAAGTATGGTCGATGAAGCACGCTCTGTTACTGATGATGATTTGGAAGACGCAACCACCAGTGCTGTATTTTCACAGTTGGTCAATCCAAAAGGAAGATGA